The following proteins are encoded in a genomic region of Glycine soja cultivar W05 chromosome 17, ASM419377v2, whole genome shotgun sequence:
- the LOC114394074 gene encoding probable prolyl 4-hydroxylase 9: protein MKAKAVKGNWSLRTNKLSFPYVFLVCIFFFLAGFFGFTLFSHSQGDGDGLRPRQRLLDSTNEAEYNLMPVGELGDDSITSIPFQVLSWRPRAVYFPNFATAEQCESIIDVAKDGLKPSTLALRQGETEDNTKGIRTSSGVFVSASEDKTRTLDVIEEKIARATMIPRSHGEAFNILRYEVNQRYNSHYDAFNPAEYGPQKSQRMASFLLYLTDVEEGGETMFPFENGLNMDGNYGYEDCIGLKVKPRQGDGLLFYSLLTNGTIDPTSLHGSCPVIKGEKWVATKWIRDQELDD, encoded by the exons ATGAAAGCGAAAGCGGTGAAAGGAAATTGGAGCTTGAGGACGAACAAGCTCAGCTTCCCTTACGTTTTCCTCgtctgcatcttcttctttctcGCTGGATTCTTCGGTTTCACTCTCTTCTCTCACTCTCAG GGCGATGGAGATGGCTTGAGGCCGAGGCAGAGGCTGCTTGATTCGACGAACGAGGCGGAGTACAATTTGATGCCTGTTGGAGAGCTTGGTGATGATTCCATTACTTCGATTCCTTTCCAG GTTTTGAGCTGGAGACCTCGAGCTGTATATTTTCCTAATTTTGCAACTGCGGAACAATGTGAAAGCATAATTGATGTGGCAAAGGATGGCCTCAAACCATCAACCTTGGCGTTACGCCAGGGAGAAACAGAGGACAATACCAAGGGAATTAGAACAAG CTCTGGCGTGTTTGTTAGTGCTTCTGAGGATAAAACAAGGACTTTAGATGTCATTGAGGAGAAAATTGCTAGAGCAACAATGATTCCCAGAAGTCACGGAGAG GCATTTAATATCCTACGCTATGAGGTCAATCAAAGATATAATTCTCATTATGATGCATTCAATCCTGCTGAATATGGCCCACAAAAGAGCCAACGG ATGGCATCATTTTTGCTATATTTAACTGATGTTGAGGAAGGTGGGGAAACTATGTTTCCATTTGAG AATGGCTTGAACATGGATGGTAACTATGGTTATGAGGATTGCATTGGTTTAAAAGTTAAGCCACGCCAAGGAGATGGTCTTCTATTTTATTCATTGCTCACTAATGGTACAATTGATCCG ACATCACTCCATGGGAGCTGCCCCGTGATAAAAGGGGAGAAGTGGGTGGCTACAAAGTGGATAAGAGATCAAGAATTGGATGATTAG
- the LOC114391475 gene encoding uncharacterized protein LOC114391475, producing the protein MEVSRSKKGIFISQRKYALEILKDGGYLGAKPVNFPMEQNVKLSDEGELLKDPSPYRRLVGCLIYLTVIRPDITYSVHILSRFMHAPRKPHMEAAMRILQYLKNNPGQGLFFSSQNDLSLCAFCDSDWGGCPISRKSTTRFIVEGFGDIALNDNTVVL; encoded by the exons ATGGAGGTTTCTCGGTCAAAGAAAGGTATATTCATTTCACAAAGAAAATATGCTTTGGAAATTCTAAAAGATGGAGGATATTTGGGAGCTAAGCCTGTGAATTTTCCCATGGAGCAAAATGTAAAATTGTCAGATGAAGGAGAATTGTTGAAAGATCCATCCCCATATAGGCGACTTGTAGGATGCCTAATTTATTTGACTGTTATTCGTCCGGATATCACCTACTCAGTGCACATATTGAGTAGATTCATGCATGCTCCTCGCAAACCTCATATGGAAGCTGCCATGCGAATATTGCAGTATCTAAAGAACAATCCAGGTCAaggtttatttttctcttcccaAAATGATTTATCTTTATGTGCTTTTTGTGATTCGGATTGGGGAGGTTGTCCAATATCTAGAAAATCTACTACAAG GTTCATTGTTGAAGGATTTGGGGATATTGCACTCAACGACAACACTGTTGTATTGTGA